In the genome of Rhodamnia argentea isolate NSW1041297 chromosome 3, ASM2092103v1, whole genome shotgun sequence, one region contains:
- the LOC115729439 gene encoding pyrophosphate-energized vacuolar membrane proton pump-like, translating to MEQQEVDNWLHNKTLKLDFNLRQEIPNSDLLEVRVFSNVIFYPALGYKSVIIPIFAIAMSIFVSFSFAAMYGIAVAALGMPSTITTRLAIDACHNARGIAEMAGMTHRIRERTDALDAAGNTTAAIGKGFTIGSAALVSLALFGAFVSHAAISTVDVLTPKVFIGLLMGAMLPYRFSAMTMESVGRAALKMVEEVRRQFNSIPGLMEGHAKANYARCIKISTDASLKEMIPPGALVSGVQLILMEIRCVSVLIVYVAQGIALDRLLVQKML from the exons ATGGAGCAACAAGAAGTTGATAATTGGCTTCATAACAAGACACTTAAA CTCGACTTCAATCTTCGGCAAGAGATTCCCAACTCAGATCTGCTGGAGGTTAGGGTTTTCTCCAATGTTATTTTTTACCCTGCCTTGGGATATAAATCTGTCATTATCCCAATTTTTGCCATTGCCATGAGCATTTTTGTGAGTTTCAGTTTTGCTGCCATGTATGGAATTGCTGTGGCTGCCCTTGGTATGCCTAGTACCATTACCACTAGATTGGCCATAGATGCATGCCACAATGCTAGAGGTATTGCTGAGATGGCTGGCATGACTCACAGAATTCGTGAGAGAACCGATGCCCTTGACGCTGCTGGTAATACAACTGCTGCCATTGGAAAG GGATTCACTATTGGATCAGCTGCCCTGGTGTCTCTCGCTCTGTTTGGTGCATTTGTGAGTCATGCAGCAATTTCTACCGTTGATGTCCTGACACCAAAGGTCTTCATTGGTTTGCTCATGGGTGCCATGCTTCCTTACCGGTTCTCTGCTATGACCATGGAAAGTGTGGGAAGGGCAGCATTGAAGATGGTTGAGGAGGTCCGCAGGCAGTTTAACAGCATTCCAGGGCTCATGGAGGGTCATGCAAAGGCTAACTATGCTAGATGCATCAAAATTTCAACTGATGCATCTCTCAAGGAGATGATTCCACCTGGTGCTCTTGTTTCTGGTGTTCAGTTAATTCTTATGGAAATAAGATGCGTATCTGTTTTGATAGTTTACGTTGCTCAAGGTATAGCTCTTGATAGACTGCTTGTTCAGAAGATGTTGTAG